The Montipora foliosa isolate CH-2021 chromosome 10, ASM3666993v2, whole genome shotgun sequence genomic sequence ATAACATTAACGGGAACTATCAATATCGCAACCATGCTTATGGGTGTGCGGAAAACTAAGAGatcgaagaccgaagacccgGAAAGGAAAAcctcccagaaaaaaaaattaacatacaAACAACAGTGGCTTTGGACTTTACATTTTTCTGTCTTTATCCTTTGACGCCTTTGTTCCGGGTTTTCGAATTTGGGGCGATTTTCCGTCGTAACGGATTTTAGCCTGGATTTGGAGCGATTTTCTGCCATTCCACCGTTCCCTCTTTTTGGGGTCGCCCTTCAGCTAGAAAGCTACCGCACACTTGCAAATCTTCATTTCTTTATAGCTActgcattttttttattgcttatCTTCCTTTACAATTGTACAAGCTGTGTGTGTAAATGtcgtttttatttaaacattcaAATAATTGAAATGGGGAACACCAATATTCTACTTATGACCttgttttctttgcttaaattttcataattttatgtTGAATCTGAAAacttgaattttgtttttctagTCAAACGTTTATCAATTTGTGCAAAAAATATACACATAGCTCTATTTCCCAGTATCTTGGCGCTTAATGATCATTCAGTTACCCAACAGGGTTTTCTGAGGTAATCCTTTCCGACGAGAAAACAAATTGCTTACACGTCGACGAAAATCTGTACTAACTACAGAATAAATTACTGGATTGACAGAAGAATTTAGTATGGCGAGAATCGCTgctacaaaaaataaaattttgtaaatatttctGGACGACACAATTTCGGGCCCAAAAACGGTAATTAGACGAAGAGCGTTCAAGGGCAGCATCGTCAACGCGAATACCAGTACAAGAGGAGTTAAAATTCTTTTAGCTCTGTTGTTTTGTTGCAGGCGAGAGCTTGTGATCGTTAAGGGTTTCTTTTCTCCTTGGCGAAGTTGATCCATTTTCATCGCTATAATAAACGCATTGCTTCGTGCCAAAGCTCTTGATATTACAAAGTAGGTGAAAGATATTACCGAAAGAGGGAGCAAGTAAGAGAACGCTGTCAGTGCTACAACGTAAGTCTTTCCGAATTTCATCGGCGACGGCCAGTTTGGCTTACAAACCTTAGTTCCATCGACTTTCTCGTGATAATCCATAATAAAGTAAATTGGAATGGAAAAGATCAAAAATGATGTCACCCAAACGCATCCTCCAATAACCTTTGCTCGTTGCATGGAGGTCTTGTTTTTGCACTTGAGACGCACCTTCACTGTAACGACTTGGCAATAACGCTCTATGGCGATTACTGCAAGGAACCATACAGAAGCCCCATGGAACATTTCAGCTGCAGGCGataaataaagacaaaagaaccctCCAAGAGGCCAGCTAAACGCTTTTTGTTTAATCGCCACGATTGGAAATGTTAGTAAGAGTGTACCGAGATCCGCGATGGCCAAATTCATCAAATAAAACTCTCCTGCTTGtgttttctttgccgtcgttaAGACCGTGACCACAAGAGCGTTGCCGACGACGCCAAACGCAGCTATGAGCACTTGAAAGGTAAGCTGGAGAGCCTCTTCCACAGCCATTTTCGAATGTTCATTCGAGGTAAATTCTGAACCATTTGTTGAAGAGAAATTCGTGTTTTGTTCCATCGTTGAATTAACGTGAAACTTCCCGGCTTTGTTTAAGTGATCTTCCTCATTAAGTGTCACATGCAAAATGATATAGCAACTCCTTTTTAAAGGTCACAAAATATTGGTTTTTAATGAGATTGGTGACAATGCCCACAGATCATACTAGAAGGCCAATGTCTCTGCGCTTTGTGGTCAGGATTGGCTATGCATTCGTGCTCACCTGGAATTTGTCCAATAAATCAATCACGTTTAAATTGACCCTGTATAAGAGGCTGACGAATTCTTTTCTGTTCCAGATGTCCTTTAGGGCAAACAGCAATCCACTTCCATTAATGGGTTTGAGGGGTTTAGTTTTCTAAAGCAACTGTAGTGCTGCGTTGGTGTGGAAGTAAAACACATCAATGGATTTATCAACTAAGATGACCTTTCCAGCGTGAGCACTTTGCCTTCAATTTCATTATTCCTTTACCATGGTTTGTGGAACATTCTGAAATGATTCAAAAATGCAAAGCGAAATGTCTAAACTTTTAACTACAGTTGAATAGTTTTTAATAACTATTGGTGAAATCTAGATAACGGACAGGAAATCAAGGGTTGAAAAGTAGGAACCAGGGTAGTGTTTCGGCGATTTCCAACCGCAGAAAGCCGTCTTCCGGCCATCTGCACTGCCAGGAGTACCCGTAAGACTAATGAAGAAAACAGTGATCACTCGTGGATATCAGTAACCTATTTTATGGGAAGGGAAAAAACATAAGCACGTAGAAACATGACAAACAGCGGAAACGAAAAAAATCAATGGGAGATAAATGTCATAAATTTAGCACAGTGGCGACATTTCTCCAGGGTTAATATTTGACAAAGGCCTGAAGGGAAATGTTCCATCTTTGAAAGGTCTTATGTCGGTCTAAAATGACATTGCAATTTTTTTACCATTGTTTTGCTATCTTGCGGGGTAAAATTCATCGGCCCATACATCCGATTTTGTGGAAGAGTTTATTTTTGATTGACTTTGTCAAGATGGTCATGAAACTAATTACTGCAATCGGATGTTTTCTACGAATACTATTCTATTGACACGTAcgtgtgtatgtgtgtgtgatTTCTTTAGTAGAGTGCTAGCGTTTCAGAATCCGgttatgtttttcatttttttcctgctTTCACTGTTGTTTGAATAGCTTTATCAATTCGATTTTCAAGGCGTTTGGCGTCAACAGTTGTTTCGATGCATTGCGTTGGCAGGCGAGAATATTACCACTGTAGACATTGTGGTTATGAGCGTCCTTTCCGACCAGAACGTTTGCttgaaaatttttaaagaaagcaTTTGTATCCGCAATATTTCAGAATCGCTTATTTTGTTTTGGCttattgtgacgtgttatgcaaggctgatataacggtgTAGGAATATTTTAGAAaaagccaatatttcgaaaggcactgAGTAGCTGCCTTTCTTGATCAGGCTTTTACAAGCAAAACCCTGATGACGAAAGACCGTGCCGCTGATAAGGCCCTTTACCAGGATCCAGTGCTTCTGCTTTGTTTCGTTGATCCTCGCTAAGACTGAAAGTTACTGTTCTGTGTCGGAACGATTGGGCAATCGAAATACGTGACAATTATTCATGATGGCGTCGCCCGGGAACCGAATTTGTTATGCGATCCAaaatttcttctttccttttttgtttacaagcatttttgttgaaacaaatttgatttcaaACAAATTCAGGTTTATTATTATTCGCTTGTAGGAGTGGAAGTTTCTTTTAAGTAGGCAAGTTAAATTTAAAGTGCTAGTGTGACCAAAAAAgtaaattcttctttttctttggatttcaaaactatgttaactaaacattaagtgacccaagttttaagccttgattttaaaaaagtacACATGTTTATTTTGACTCAAAGTCCCGCCATTACTAACTCTTGAGAgaactggatcgaggagaaaatgacgtccaGACTCACTAattgaattaatatgcagcacgggaattCGGGCTTTCAgtctcgtgttttgcatatgaaatttaagctagtgagtaaatgacgtcaattTTCCGTAGATCCaatcctctgaggtccaatgGGTCAGTTTTCAACGTGAGTAAATCCAAaagttacactcaaaataaacggCCTGTATTTTCGAATATCAATAGACACTACAAGATTTTTTTTCGGATATCGGCTTGGGAATAGATTGCATGTAGCCTCTGGTTAAAAGTCCAGTATTAATCAAACGTGACAAGGGTATAAGTTCAATATTTTTGGATTCTAATCACCTTATCATGTATTTAAAACTGACGTAAATCGCTGATAATCCTGTTTCGTCTCCCAGTCTGGGATTAATCTTTATTAGGTATATTCGTCAACTTCCGTTGAATTGTATCGCAAGAGCTCTTAATCTAACTCCACAAGAAATGATAAAGCTGCTTCCAGAGAGGCGTGAAAGGTTACAAGGTACGAATATTGCGCAAGTGAATTGTTCGAGTCGATGAGCAAGAACAGTATATAACCACAATTTATTTATGGAACAGATACACTTATCATAGTAATCAAGTTCTCAAGTGTCAAATGGAGACTTCCCTGTAGTGGAGTTGGCAAATAAGCCAAAAACTGGAGGGCGGAACTTTTACTTAGAAGAGGTCTATTTTTTCCCATGGCGACCAGAAA encodes the following:
- the LOC137973326 gene encoding galanin receptor type 1-like, coding for MEQNTNFSSTNGSEFTSNEHSKMAVEEALQLTFQVLIAAFGVVGNALVVTVLTTAKKTQAGEFYLMNLAIADLGTLLLTFPIVAIKQKAFSWPLGGFFCLYLSPAAEMFHGASVWFLAVIAIERYCQVVTVKVRLKCKNKTSMQRAKVIGGCVWVTSFLIFSIPIYFIMDYHEKVDGTKVCKPNWPSPMKFGKTYVVALTAFSYLLPLSVISFTYFVISRALARSNAFIIAMKMDQLRQGEKKPLTITSSRLQQNNRAKRILTPLVLVFALTMLPLNALRLITVFGPEIVSSRNIYKILFFVAAILAILNSSVNPVIYSVVSTDFRRRVSNLFSRRKGLPQKTLLGN